The sequence below is a genomic window from Thalassomonas haliotis.
ACTGGATAACGCCTTTGGCGATAAAACCTGCACAACCTAAAAATAAGACAAAATAAACGACATACCGTCCATTTTTAGGCACATTATTTTTTTTCATGACATCATGGATAGATAACCCAATGAAAATAAATATAAAAGCAAAGAATAAATTAAGGCCAACCGCCTCAATTACTTCGAAATATTCCGCTAGCATACTTTTACCCTAAAAAAAACTGGCCGCACTATAGCATACTGACACAAGGCAATCGACTTAACTTTGTAAAAAATCCCCGACTATTTTATTAAAGATGCTGGTTTTTTCAGCATGTAACCAATGTCCCGCCCCCTGAATGATTTTTGCCTGGCTGCCTGGGTATAATTTCTGGATAATCTCCCTGTGCTCGGCCCGGATATAATCCGAGTCGCCTCCTTTAATAAACAGGGTCTTACCCTGATATTGTCCCTGTCCCTGATAGCCTTTCATTATTTGCGGATAACAGGCAGCAATATAATCGAGATGACATTTAAAATGTAATTTTCCGTCTGAAATGGCTAAATTTCTTAATAAAAATTGACGTACCCCAAGGTTATCGACATATCGGGCTAACTGTTCGTCGGCTTCTTTACGTTTGCTGATAGCCGTTAAATCAATGGACTGCAAGCCCTGGATGATGTGTTGGTGGTGCGCCGGATAAGCCACCGGGGCAATATCTGCCACTATCAGTTTTGATACCCGCTCAGGCGAGGTTAACGCCACTTCCATGGCGATTTTTCCTCCCATGGAATGCCCCAAAATAGCGGTTTCGTTTATGCCCAGGTGATCAAGCAGGTCGATGACATCTTGTGCCATGGTGCTATATTCCATCTCCCGTTCATGAAAAGAGCTGCCATGGTTGCGTACATCCATGCTGGTGACCCGGTATTGTCCGGCCAGACCTTTGGCGACCATGTTTAAATTTTCCATCGAGCCGAACAGGCCATGGATAAGCAGCACGTCAGGGCCGGTGCCATTTTGCTGATAATTAACTAACTTCACGTAAACCCCACATACTAGCTCTATGAGTACCTTGTTTATATAGGCGGGAATTGTGCTTTTTTTTTGCCGAGGTTGCAATTCCCGGGGCAATAAGATTAACCAAAAGTTAGCGAAGAAAATTGTAAACTAATGCCATTCCCCTATAGAGACTTGCCTTTAAGGCAAGTATAATCCCGGGGCGATTAAATCTTTTGCAGGGTAGTTAATGAAAAACATAGAGATAGATGAAGAGCTTTATCAATATATTGCCACCAACACACAATTTATTGGTGAAAGTGCCTCATCGATTTTACGGCGTTTATTATCTTTAGAGAGCAGTGAGCAAACAACTGCCGCAGGCAATGAAGCAAATGTTGCCGACAATCAGCAGCAAAGCACACAGCAAAAAAATACACAGGGCGCAAAAAACAAAGTTGAAGCCAAGGCCGAAACCAAAACGAAAAAAGCGGATCTGGATGTTAGCGTTGCCGGTAGCGAAAAAGCCGTTGAGAAAAAGCCTCAGCCAGTAGCAGTTAACGGCAATGAAACCGTTTTTAATTATATTAATAAAGAAGAGTTGGGTATGCAGCGTGGCGCGGTTGGCCGCTTCTTATTGATTTTAGCAGCACTATATCGGGTACATCCGCAGCAGTTTTCCCTGGTCAGGGATATCCGAGGCCGGGACCGTTTGTATTTTTCCGATAACGAGTCAGATCTCAGCGCCAGCGGCAGCAGCACTAAACCCAGACAGATCCCGGACAGTCCTTACTGGGTGATCACCAACTCCAATACCACACGTAAGAAAATGATGTTAACGGAAGTTGCCGTTTCTTTGGGTTACGGGGAAAGTGACGCCGAAAAAATTCGCGAATTATTATAATTGCCGGTTAAGGACAGCAAATGACAGTGCATCAGCATGCCGGAAAACCCGCCAGGCCCGAAGACAGGATCAACATTGCCCGTTTGATCAGTGATTATTTCCTGAAAACTCCGGATGTGAATATCCCGGAGCAGCAGGTGAGTTTTGGCACTTCAGGCCACAGGGGCAGCGCCGCGAAGTTAAGTTTTAATGAAGCCCATATCCAGGCGATTTGCCAGGCGGTGGCCGAGTACCGCCAGCAGGCGGGTTACCAGGGGCCGTTATTTTTGGGCAAAGATACCCATGCCTTGTCAGAGCCTGCTTTTGCCAGTGCTATTTCGGTGTTGATTGCCAACCAGGTACCTGTGGTTATCCAGGCCGATGAAGGTTTTACCCCGACGCCGGTGATCTCCCGTTTAATTATCAGCCATAACCGGAAAAACCGGGCGCAGGCGGATGGCTTGATTATTACTCCGTCACATAATCCACCCGGTGACGGCGGTATTAAATATAATCCTCCCCATGGCGGCCCTGCCGAAGGTGAGGTCACAAAACAAATACAGCAGCGTGCGAATGAGCTGTTAAGCAATAAGCTTGCTGATGTCCGTAGCTTAGACTATGCCCAGGCCTTAACGTCTTCCTTATTGGGCAAACAAGACTTTATTGACTTTTATGTGAGTGAACTTGAGCAAGTCATCGATATGGAAGCCATTGCCAAATCCGGTCTGATCTTAGGGGTCGATCCCTTAGGCGGCTCAGGCATTCATTACTGGCCGGTGATTGCCAAAAAATACGGCATTAATATCGAAGTGGTCAATCAGGTGGTTGATGCCAGCTTTGCCTTTATGCCGTTAGATAAAGACGGCAAAATCCGCATGGATTGTTCATCGCCTTATGCCATGGCGGGGCTTATCGACATGAAAGATAAGTTTGATGTTGCCGTCGGCAATGATCCCGACTTTGACCGTCACGGCATAGTGACCCAAAGCGGAGGGTTGATGAACCCTAACCATTATCTGGCGGTGGCTATTCATTATCTGCTTACTCACAGGCAATGGCCAAAAGAGTGCAAAATTGGCAAAACCCTGGTATCAAGTTCATTGATTGACCGTCTGGCGGCGCATATACAACGTCCGTTGGCGGAAGTACCTGTAGGCTTTAAATGGTTTGTCGACGGTTTACATGACAGCAGTTATGCCTTTGGCGGCGAAGAAAGCGCCGGTGCTGCTTTTATTGCCCGCGACGGCAGCTGCTGGACCACAGATAAAGACGGTTTTATCATGACCTTGCTCGCGGCAGAAATTCTTGCGGTAACCGGCAAAGACCCTTACCAGTATTATCTGGAACTGGCACAAAAGTTAGGTGAGCCTTGTTACGGCAGGGTAGAGGCTGTAGCCAGTATGGCGCAGAAGCAAGTGTTAACCTCTCTTGGCGCCGACGATATTCAGGCGGATATGTTAGCCGGAGAAAAGATAAAACAAGTACTCACCCATGCCCCGGGTAACCAGGCGGCCATAGGTGGCTTAAAGGTGGTCACTGAAAACGGTTGGTTTGCCGCCCGTCCTTCCGGCACGGAAGAAATTTATAAAATCTACGCGGAAAGTTTTGTCGATCAGCAGCATTTGCAAACCATTATCAAAGAAGCACAACAGATTGTCAGTCAGGCCTTTTCTCAGGCTGGTTTGTAATTTTCTGTCTTGTATAAAAAACCGTAGCTTTTTGGCTGCGGTTTTTTATGCTCAGGAGATACGGTCAACTGACCGGTTCCTATGTAAGTTAAGTGGTTGTTCCCCGCAGGCAATGCAGTGATGAAAGCAAACCTGCTGAAAATATTCCCTACCCCTGAGGCTGACTTTCGGTACAACGGTCATAATTTTCCCCGGTGCAATAATGAAAATCCAGGTAGTACAAGTCCTTCGCAGGTTTCTGGTCATATACCAGGTATTGATAGAGTAGCTTGGCGCCGAGGCGGCCCATTTCATAGGGACGCTGGCCGATATTAATGGTGGATAAGCCTTGTTTCAGGGCTTTTAGCTGAACCTGTTCGGTATCCGCCGAAATGATAATGGCTTCTTTTGTTGATATTTTTTCTTTATAGCGGCTGATGCGGCTCAGGTAATCAGGAGAGAACTGGGCGAAGCCGGCCACTGCGATATTAATCACTCTTTGTTTCTTTTCTAACATAAATGCTAATTGGTTAACCGCATGATCCCGTTTACCCAGGGAATAGAGCGGACAGCGATCCAGTTCAACCCAGTTTTCATTATCTTTGAGGCGCTCGGATGACTTGCCTTGCGATAATGCCAGGCGAACCCCTTTGATGCGCTCATTTAAGTTAGGTGTGGTTTGGTGGCCGGAGTGAATACAAACCTGTAGCGGTTGCTCCTGGTTGCCTTGCTTGGACTCAAGCAGCTTCCTGGCATAATTACCCAAAGCCATACCAAAGTCCCGGTTATTGGTACCGACATAAGCCTGTCGGTAGAATTGATGCTTGGGCAGTAGATCTGAGTCAAAGGTAAATACCGGAATATTGGCTAAATAGGCTCTTTTGAGCACGGCTTGTGCCAGATGGTTGGAGTCGGTCACTGAGATTAATAATCCGTCAATGCCTTGATGGATAAGTTCTTCGACCACCAGGGCCTGGCTACGTGGATCCTGATAATCCATCGGGCCATCATAAATACATTCCAGTTTAGGATGTTCACGGGAAAATGCTTTACAGCCCTGATAGGATTGTTGATAAAAACTGTCATTTTTGGTTTTACCGATAATGGCTATTTTAATGGGATTATCGGTATTTGCCTGCACGATAAACAGAGGTAAATAAAACAAAAACAAGGTTAGGAGCTTCATGAAATCGGGTTACTCTGGCTCCCGGTTACGGCTAACAAGGAAACTGCAAAAGATAGTTAAGGATAATTTCTAACTTAATAATTTTCCAAGTGCAATAGTGAATTGTTATTTTTGAGTATAAAGAATGTAAAGAAACAACAAACGATAAGATGATGTAAAAAAGTGAGTCAGGTTGTTGTCTTTTGTTGATCTGAAGCAACCTTTACTTGAAAAGATTTCATCTTGGCAGGTAATTTGTTGACATGGTTGACAAAATCTTTAATATCCGCCGCGAAAAAGGCAAGGTGTCTGAAAAGATGCTCACGCAAAACTACCGGCCTAATGGGAAACCTATGGCGGCGGAGCTACCATGATATAGAATTTTTTTATCAAGTTATATGCTGCAGTTACAGTTGAGTTGCGGTATGACTCCTTCCGCTATTACGACATTGTCTTTCACTTTTTTGCTTGTTTGTTCTCTACAGTTTTTGTCCTTTTCTGCTTTTGCTAGGCAATCTTCAGTTCAGTAGCATCACTGTCGCTTCTCTTGGTTAAGGCTGGTGAAAATGTGCTGCAGATTATTGAAATGCCTGTAAGCCATTGGCTTTTAGATGTTGCCGTTATCGGTATGACTTTATTTGGTTAGTAATCATTAACAACAATTGTCATGCGCTGCATGAAATACAACAGGATCTGGATTATGAATGTCTTTCATCGATTGAAATTTAAGCACAAACTTTTTTTACTGATTTTGGTACCTTTGCTTGGCTTTTTATATTTCAGTCTTAGCCATTTAGTTGAAGTTAATCATAAACTGGACACAGTGAATGATATACAGCAGTTATTGTCTGTCACCGTGAAAAATAATGCGTTGGTGCATGAGCTGCAAAAAGAACGGGGTATGACGGCCATTGTTATTGGCAGTCAGGGCAAGAAATTTACTCATCAGCTTAAAGAGCAACGTCAAAGAACTGATCAGGTACATGCCGACCTTTCCCGGGGATTAAAGGACTTTCGCAGTGACAACGCTAACATCAATGAGATCATTGCCGAGATCAACAATGATATCGAGCAATTAGAGCAAGTCAGGGCAAGCATTAATAACCTGAATATCACCATGGGAGAGGCGATAGCCTACTACACGAAATTAAACAGTGAAATTTTAGAGTTGACCGGCTTTTTTATCAGCATGAGTCCAAAGGAAACCGTGCGTTTGGCGATCAGTTATTATAATTTTCTTGAAGCTAAAGAAAGGGCTGGTATTGAGCGGGCCGTGGTCAGCGGCGGCTTTTCTGCCGGTGCCTTTACCCGGGAGAGCTTTCAAAAGTTTATTCGTTTAAACGCGATGCAAGCAACTTATCTGCAACAGTTTTTACTGAACAGTCCGCAGGGGGTAAAAAAGGATTATCAGCAAAAAATGCAACAAGCATCCGTCCAGCAAGTAATTAAGTACCGCAAGCAAGTTACCGACAAAGGCCCACAGGGACCTTTTACTGTTGATGCTCAATCCTGGTTCAGAGCTGCCACCGAACGGATCAATTTATTTAAGCAGGTTGAAGATAACATCTCAGCAAGTTTTATCGAGCAAGTTAAGCGGCTGTCCAGTCGTGCCAACAATACCCTGATAATCACGGTATTGGTGCTGTTGTGCTCGGTCTCTCTGACGCTGTTTATTGCCGGTATTATTTTAAAAAATTTACTTAAACAACTTAAGTTGTTAACGAACACCATTACCAGTGTCAGGGACCATCATGATTTAACCGCGCGCGTGAGTGTGATCAGTGCCGATGAGCTGGGACAACTGGCCCATGCCCTTAATGAAACCTTAGTGACTTTCTCCGGCGCCGTTGAACAAATCAGCTCAAGCAGCATAGAGTTATCGGCATCTGCCGAGCAGTCGGCTACGACAGTGGAAAAAAATGCCCTGAGTTTGCAGCACCAGCAAAATGAAACCGCCCAGGTGGCTACGGCAATCGAAGAGATGTCGGTGTCTGTCCAGGAAGTGGCAAGAAACACTGCTACAGCGATGACTGCGGCGCGCCAGGCGAATGAACAGGCGTTCAATAGTCAACAGGTGGTAAGTGACTCTTTACATACTATCAATACCCTGGCAGGGGAAGTCAGCGAAATCGGTGGGTTAATTTCTGGCTTGCATACTACCAGCGGTACGATTGCCGGGGTGATTGATGTCATTAAAGGGGTCGCCGAACAAACGAACCTGCTTGCCCTTAATGCCGCGATTGAAGCGGCCAGGGCAGGGGAGCAGGGGCGTGGTTTCGCCGTGGTTGCCGATGAAGTCAGGACGCTGGCGCAGCGCACCCAGGAATCAACGGTAGAAATTGAAAACATTATCCAGCAACTTCAGCATGAAGCCGGTAATGCCTTCACGGTTATCGAGGGCTCACAGGTCAGGGCGCAGGAGACGGTGAAAGACACCAATAAAATTGAGTTGTCATTAACCGAAATCGTGACTTCTATTTCCGATATCAATGCCATGGTTGAGCAGATTGCCGTTGCCGCCGAAGAGCAGGTGAATGTGACTGATGAAATTAACCAAAATATCAGCGATATAGATAACAAGTCTCAGGAAGTGACCATAGGGGCTAAAGAGGTCTCGGATGTGGCGTCGAGTCAGGTATTGCTGGCCAATAACTTGCAAGATTTAGCGGCAAAATTTGCCATCTGATTTTTGTAAAAGGCAAGCAATGAATGCTGGAAATGCTTGCCTTTAGTTCTTATGTTCTTTTGAGTACTGTTGCGGTTATCTTATCAGTAAGTATCCCTTGCCGCGGATGGTTTTTATGATGGCGGCTGCCTCATCCGATAATTTATGCCTTAGCTGAGAAATAATAATATCAATGAAGCGGCTGACCCCATCGTATTCATAGCCTTTTATCTGTTCAAATAAAAAGTTTCTAGAGACGATTTCACCGGCATGTTGGGCCAGGATCAATAGCAGTTCATATTCCGGAGTGCTTAAATGGAGTTCTTTTTCCTGGAAATAGACGATACGGTTGGCGACATGAATGTGGATATCGCCTGCGGTGAGCATGTCTTGTGTTGAAGCGGCTGCTTCGCCAGTGGTGTTGTTTTGCTCTGTTATCGGGGGGTCATTGTCAGTGTTTTTTTGCTGAGCGTTTTTATATTCAATTTCTTCGATACGGCGTAATAAGGCGCGAATGCGCGCCAGCAGTATTCTTGGCTCTATCGGTTTTTTAACATAGTCATCGGCTCCTAGCTCCAGGCCAACGACTTGATCTATGGCTTCATCGGATGCGGTCAGCATCAGCAATGGACCCGGATATTGGTTTCTGACCGCACGGCATATGCTAAAACCGTCTCTTCCGGGTAGGTTAAGGTCGAGAATAACCAGGGCGGGTTGTTCATTGATGATTTGATCTACGGCATCTAAGCCATTGTCAATGATATTGGTGACAAATCCTTGAGCATTTAAGTATTCACTCACCAGCAATGCCAGGTCCTGATCGTCTTCCACTACTAATATTTGTTTTTTTTCGCTCATAAAGTGTCTCGGGTAATATTGATGTTTTAATTTTGAGACTTGATAAATCCTCAAATGAATAAAACATTAATTTCCCTGAATTTTTACCTTTAAAAGCGAATATAGCAAGCAGAGATTGCTTTTCTTGCTATGGTTCATGCTCCTCGAATTCTTCGTCCGTGAAGTCTTCTTCGAACTCTTCTTCTCCGAATTCTTCCTCAGGCGCTTCTTCTTCGAACTCCTCTTCTTCGAATTCTTCCTCAGGCTCCTCTTCTTCGAATTCCTCTTCTTCGAATTCCTCTTCTTCGAATTCTTCCTCAGGCGCTTCTTCTTCGAATTCCTCTTCTTCGAATTCTTCCTCAGGCTCCTCTTCTTCGAATTCCTCTTCTTCGAATTCTTCCTCAGGCGCTTCTTCTTCGAATTCCTCTTCTTCGAATTCTTCCTCAGGCGCTTCTTCTTCGAACTCCTCTTCCTCGAATTCTTCCTCAGGCGCTTCTTCTTCGAACTCCTCTTCCTCGAATTCTTCCTCAGGCGCTTCTTCTTCGAACTCCTCTTCCTCGAATTCTTCCTCAGGCTCCTCTTCTTCTAAGTCGTCTTCTTCGAATTCCTCTTCTTCAAAGTCGTCTTCTTCAAAATCGTCTTCTTCGAATTCCTCTTCTTCTAAGTCACCTTCTTCGAATTCCTCTTCTTCGAATTCCTCTTCTTCTAAGTCACCTTCTTCAAAATCGCCTTCTTCAAAGTCACCTTCTTCAAAGTCACCTTCTTCAAAATCGCCTTCTTCAAAATCGTCTTCTTCGAATTCCTCTTCTTCTAAGTCACCTTCTTCTAAGTCACCTTCTTCAAAGTCACCTTCTTCAAAGTCGCCTTCTTCAAAATCGCCTTCTTCAAAGTCACCTTCTTCAAAATCGCCTTCTTCAAAGTCGCCTTCTTCAAAATCGCCTTCTTCAAAATCGCCTTCTTCAAAATCGCCTTCTTCAAAATCGCCTTCTTCAAAGTCGCCTTCTTCAAAGTCGCCTTCTTCATTTTCGTAGAACTCTTCTTCTTCAAGTTCTTCGTTAGATAAATCCTCCTCAAGCTCTTCTTCTAAGAATTCATCTTCTTCGAACTCTGCTTCTAGGAATTCATCTTCTTCGGGTTCTTCCTCCAACTCTTCCTCCAAGGATTCATTTTCTTCGTGTTCCTCTTCGAGTTCTTCCTCTAATTTCTCGTCAGAGTCATCACCTTCGTCCGAACTGCTCTCAAGAAAAATGATCTCATTAAGGTAATCAGTTTCTAAGCTGAGTTCCTCCTCTTCATTGCCCGGCTCTTCGTCAGGCTCTTCGCTATACTCTTTGTTAGACAAGTCATCCGGCTCGTCATCTATCGGGTAAGTGATTCCCGTTGAGGAATCACCGGATTCTATGGCAATGAGTTCATTAAGCAGCTCCAGTTCACTGAGCATGTCCCGCTCGTTAGCCATAGCGACGTTATAGCTAAAAAGAGCAGTAAACAAACAGGCAATAGCTGTTTTGTTATACTTATGTTCGACTTTTGTCGAAGCTCTCATTCCGGCTTCTCCACCGAGCCTGGAGCTAAAGCACTTTTTGCCAGGTCATTTTCCGATAAGGTTTTCTTTGCTTCTGTCCCTAAAGAGGAAGATGCCGGATCTCTGGCAGGCAAGTGCTCGGCACATAAACAATGGAATTTAAAGTTGGCACCTCCTAAAGAACTGGCCTCAACCCAGACTTTTGCCTGGTTCAACAGGGCAATACGCGACACTATCGCCAGGCCTAAGCCGTAACCCTTGATCTTCTTATTGCGGCTGCTGTCGAGTCGGGTAAAAGGTTCAAAAATTCGTTCCCTGTCTGCCTGGGGAACACCGGCGCCATCATCTTCGACGCTGATGCAAAATCCCTGCTTGGTTTGCTCCAGCATAACATCAACACGACTATTGGCATGTTTACCGGCATTGCTGATCAGGTTCTGTAATAACCGGTCAACATCATCGACATGACAATAACCGGTAATATTATCTTGTTTTTTAAGGGTAAAGTTGATGTGGGAGTAGGGGAGTTTCGCCAAATCCAATACTGAGGTCAGCAGTTCATCAATATTGACCAGGCTGCGCTTATAGTCTGCCGGATCAATATCAAGTTTATACAGGCACAGCATCTCATCAATCAGGGTTTCAAGCTGGTCGATATCCCGGCTGATGCCGATAACTTTTTCATCCAGCTGTGATTTTACCGCTTCGCTGTTATCGGCTTGCTCTACCTCGTCACAGGCATCGGATAAAATCTGCAACCGAAAGCGGATCCTGGCTATCGGTGTGCGTAACTCGTGAGAAACCGCCTGGGTAATTTCTTTCTGATGCTGCAGCAACTGCTCAATTCTGCTGGCCATTTCATTCACTTTAATGCCCAGCTGGGTGATGACATCGTTGCCTTTGATCGGCACCCGGTTTTTGATCTTTTTCGGACCAAACTCACCTACAATACGGTTCACTACATTAAGGCGGTATTCCAGGCGGTACACCAGGAAGTAGACCACCAGGGAAGTGATCAGCAGGCAGATGGAGATCAGGATCACCAGTAACTTTGTGGTCAGCGGCTCGAACTTATTGATCACGCCAACATGCAGAATTTTATTTTGCTTGGTTTTTACATACACAGAATAACCGACATCCTGACTCAGTGAACTCACCACCACTTCCCCTTTATTGAGGCGAATTTTCTGCTGGGAATCCAGGTTAAGCTTATGCTTATTGATAAAGGTGACGGGGAACGAAAACAGCTTTTGTAATTTTTGTAATTCCTGCTCCTGATCACTGTCTTTTACCCGGGCTAATTCGTTGAGGATCAACAGGGCAATGGCGCGTAATTGCTGCTCGCCGATGTGATCTAAGGCAATGGAGATTTCCTGGTTTAAATGGGTCATGGCAATATTGAGTTTGCCTTCACCGGCTATGGTTAACCGCCAGGGATCTTTTACCACTTTGTTTAAGGTGGTAATGGACGGATTAAGGCCGGTCATTTTCCCGACCAGGGATAACCAGCGCTCTTTGTTCTTGTCTTGCTGTCTGTTATAACCTTCTGATATCAGTACCAGGCTGCCTTGCAGCACCGACTGGCTATAAGAGGATAAGCGGCTTTGCAAATTCACCTGGTAGGTGGCGTAAACCCCCGCAATAGACACCAGGATGGCGAGAAAAATACCGCTATAAATACGAACAAACATAAATCCGGATCACCTTCAAAAAACGAAATTAACAAGCTGGTCCAAAATCCATGGAATAGCTGTTGGTAGGATACCTGAACTACTGTATCTTAATCGCCTTTTTTCTGCAAAAAGCCAGGGGGCAAAGTAGCGCTATCTCCTTTATTCTTCCCCACTTGAAGGGGAAAAAAGCAGTATTTGCCAACAAGTCCCTACATAGCCGAACAAAACCATAACAATAGTCTCACTGAGTAAGGGGGTTATTTTACCGATAATAAAGTCTGTGTTTTTTACTTGGCAGACCCTTTGAAATGAGCATGAGAATGCAGACCCGCACGGGCAAGATTTTAACAGCAGAAAAACTCCTTATTTTGAGTGCCGTTATCTGTTTTTGTCTTTTGTATTACCAGGGAGATAAGCGTACCGGTTGGATAACGCCTACTACCTTGTACAGTTATGATCTGTCCATGGCGTTTAAATCCACAGTACAAGGGGTGAAGGTTTCTACCTATTTACCGCAAACCAGCGCCCGGCAGCAAGTGATCAGTGAGTCTGTCGATGCTCCCCATATGGATCTTTCCCGTACCTACTCCATTGCCGGGCAACTGGGGGTATGGCAGGGAGAGGGGCAGGCGGACAGCATTCATTATCAGGCGAAAATAAAAACCACGCCGGTTAAATACAATTTATTGCCCGATAGTGAAATTGAACCTAACCAGGATGAAAGTTATAGCGATTATTTGCAGGAAACCGCGGCAATTGCGGTAAATCATCCCGAGATAGATGCCCTGTGGCAGGAGATCAAACCGAAAAATGCCAACAATCTGCAGCAATCCTTGCAGGCGATTTATGATTATACCTCCGGGCTGGAGACGCTGCCCTTTAAAGGCACTACCAGTTCGTTAACCGCGCTAAGGCTTGGCGCCGCCAGTTGTAACGGTAAAAGCCGGTTATTTGTTTCCCTGGTGCGCAGTTTAGACATACCCGCCCGTCTGGTGGGAGGTGTGGTACTTAATGAAGTTAAAAAGCGCACTTCCCATCAATGGGTTGAAGTATTTGTTCAGGGTTATTGGCTCCCCTTTGATCCCACCAATGGCTATTTTGCCGAGCTGCCCGGCCATTACCTGGAGTTATACCGGGGAGATCAGTCGCTGTTTAAGCATACCGCCAATATCCAATTTGATTATCAATTTTCAAGTGCTGAAAACCGGGTTGCCCCGGGGTTATATTTCAACAGTTATCAGCAGGCGGGCGATACCATCAACCTGGCAAAATTGTTCAAACCGTTTCATGTAAGCGAG
It includes:
- a CDS encoding ATP-binding protein, producing the protein MFVRIYSGIFLAILVSIAGVYATYQVNLQSRLSSYSQSVLQGSLVLISEGYNRQQDKNKERWLSLVGKMTGLNPSITTLNKVVKDPWRLTIAGEGKLNIAMTHLNQEISIALDHIGEQQLRAIALLILNELARVKDSDQEQELQKLQKLFSFPVTFINKHKLNLDSQQKIRLNKGEVVVSSLSQDVGYSVYVKTKQNKILHVGVINKFEPLTTKLLVILISICLLITSLVVYFLVYRLEYRLNVVNRIVGEFGPKKIKNRVPIKGNDVITQLGIKVNEMASRIEQLLQHQKEITQAVSHELRTPIARIRFRLQILSDACDEVEQADNSEAVKSQLDEKVIGISRDIDQLETLIDEMLCLYKLDIDPADYKRSLVNIDELLTSVLDLAKLPYSHINFTLKKQDNITGYCHVDDVDRLLQNLISNAGKHANSRVDVMLEQTKQGFCISVEDDGAGVPQADRERIFEPFTRLDSSRNKKIKGYGLGLAIVSRIALLNQAKVWVEASSLGGANFKFHCLCAEHLPARDPASSSLGTEAKKTLSENDLAKSALAPGSVEKPE